Proteins encoded in a region of the Planococcus shixiaomingii genome:
- the avs4 gene encoding AVAST type 4 anti-phage nuclease Avs4, with protein MIKPDWNIFKAKFSENPQNNFEWLCYLLFCEEFGKEFGVFRYKNQSGIETNPVSIGKEIIGWQAKFYETTLSDHKSDLISTLIKSKRDYIDLSKIIFYTNGEWGQSHNPRNPEQNDPQAKVDIENKARELGLQIEWRTASFFESSFVTVTNDLMVRHFFSFDKSIFQLLSEKQVHTETILENIQTSMNYQGKKIEINRDNLLDRILREIENENVLMITGPGGVGKTAVIKRLYEEQKENIPLYIFKSSEFETNNIDNLFGEYSLQDFIKVHKEEKKLVVIDSAEKLLDLENTDPFKEFVSVLLKNKWKIIFTARSNYLSDLDMQFIDQYQVKPIKFYIEILSIEELIINSQVYNFTLPVDTKLLELLRNLFYLNEYLKFNSSEKVVNYKDFKEKLWNKIIKKSQPSREQCFMKIAFQRVSEGQFFILPESIDPAINFLVQDGILGYETAGYFISHDIYEEWALEKIIDVEFIRQKSYRDFFANIGESLPVRRSLRKWVSEQLLDENSSIENFIEEIIEDNEIPNFWKDEILVSVLLSSESDFFVNMFEEKLLENNRSLLKQITFLLRIACKEVDEDYLKLVGFNKNSSSFVQYVFTKPQGKGWGSIIRLIYKHKDNFVIDELNFLLPVINEWNSKFKQGETTKLSALIALSHYQRILEKDTYFSRKEDIEKKLIQTILNGSAEIKAELSTLFEEILKNRWKNYQDPYYELVKAILTKIGENQEVIKALPGYVIKLANLYWSYLPEKPHPFRYSMDLGVEKYFGIEKASHRDYSPPSAFQTPIYWLLQYSFKETVDFLLRFINKSVECYVESDLDKGAVEEVEIVVDSRAISQYVSMRLWSTYRGTQVAPDLFQSIHMALEKFLLEIAKNTDSKILESNLLYLIRNSKSSSITAMIVSIVLAHPDKTFNVAKVLFQTKEFFLYDTHRMVLEPSASFQFSFGAGIIPEYMVHEEERKNSYNEDHRRKTLEQLALSYQFFKGKDVTDEEVEERQKTIWSIFDKYYEELKNHPLEDHNTWRLYLARMDRRKMNPTVEKVDEGLQINFNPEIDSDLIEYSESSLQESSEAMKYTSLKLWSDYRFVKDEKYKEYTQYENNPKHALKEVEEILSYQAKKSLSFANKSILPTVCAVMIRDYYNELTEAEKKLCINVILDFASSSFTAKYTYQIGDGVEAAISILPYMLEKFPEEKEKIKAILLLILFDSHPLGMNASFSDYSVNTIYSNLWSINFDDAQSLLLGFLFLKPKFDVMREEIRQENYQKNNRELYQKDILEKFVTNYEKDIEKIIANSITVDEIRNIRGISLITLGKAFQLMPLKISNESHKMITQEIISSFAKRLLSRNREDEVDYQIAHNFFRKFVRVVLSSPRDDVYVYLKPFIEGFNSNESLADLFKEFIMAEDQLKTYDNFWLVWELFYDRVIYLGKRSGDSYYNQKIIESYLFAQSLWSENVTEWETLKEINKRFFNRIARNMGESSAVLYSISKLLNGIGRRYLFDGVTWISRILIEHPQVRQNKLKSDTIYYLENLMRSHIYQNRERIKREAKLKQEVLIILDFLVEKGSVAGYMLRENIL; from the coding sequence ATGATTAAGCCAGATTGGAACATTTTTAAAGCAAAGTTCAGCGAGAATCCTCAAAATAATTTTGAATGGCTATGCTATCTTTTATTTTGTGAAGAGTTTGGAAAAGAATTTGGTGTTTTTAGATATAAGAATCAATCCGGTATTGAGACTAATCCAGTTTCTATAGGAAAAGAAATTATAGGATGGCAAGCAAAATTTTATGAAACAACTTTATCGGATCATAAAAGCGACTTGATTAGTACTTTGATTAAAAGCAAAAGAGACTATATAGATTTAAGCAAAATTATCTTTTATACAAACGGAGAATGGGGTCAAAGTCATAATCCTCGTAATCCTGAACAAAATGATCCTCAAGCAAAAGTAGATATTGAGAACAAAGCTAGAGAGCTTGGTCTCCAAATCGAATGGAGGACAGCAAGTTTCTTTGAGTCATCTTTTGTTACAGTGACAAACGATTTAATGGTTCGACATTTCTTTAGCTTTGATAAGAGTATTTTTCAACTATTGTCGGAAAAACAAGTTCATACCGAAACGATTTTAGAGAATATCCAAACATCTATGAACTACCAAGGTAAAAAAATAGAAATAAATCGAGATAATCTTCTTGATAGGATATTAAGAGAAATTGAAAACGAAAACGTATTGATGATAACTGGTCCAGGTGGAGTAGGAAAAACTGCGGTCATTAAAAGGTTATATGAGGAACAAAAAGAAAACATTCCTCTTTATATTTTTAAATCCAGTGAGTTCGAAACAAATAATATAGACAACTTATTTGGTGAGTATAGTTTGCAGGATTTTATTAAAGTTCATAAAGAAGAAAAAAAATTAGTAGTTATTGATTCGGCTGAAAAATTGTTAGATCTAGAAAATACAGACCCGTTCAAAGAATTTGTCTCTGTACTATTAAAGAATAAGTGGAAAATTATATTTACAGCAAGAAGTAATTATTTGTCGGATTTGGACATGCAGTTTATTGATCAATATCAAGTCAAGCCCATCAAATTTTATATTGAAATTCTGAGTATAGAAGAACTGATAATCAACTCTCAAGTTTATAATTTTACATTGCCAGTTGATACGAAATTATTAGAGTTACTAAGAAATCTTTTTTATTTAAATGAATACCTAAAGTTTAATAGTAGTGAGAAAGTAGTCAATTACAAAGACTTTAAAGAAAAATTGTGGAATAAAATAATAAAAAAATCGCAGCCAAGCAGAGAACAATGTTTTATGAAAATTGCTTTTCAGAGAGTAAGTGAAGGTCAGTTTTTTATTTTGCCGGAGAGTATTGATCCTGCCATTAATTTTTTAGTGCAAGATGGGATTTTAGGATATGAAACAGCAGGTTACTTTATTTCTCATGATATTTATGAAGAATGGGCCTTGGAAAAAATAATAGATGTTGAGTTTATCAGACAAAAAAGTTACCGTGACTTTTTTGCTAATATTGGGGAATCACTCCCGGTTCGTCGCAGTTTAAGAAAATGGGTGTCTGAGCAACTGTTAGATGAAAATAGTTCAATTGAGAATTTTATAGAAGAAATAATAGAGGATAATGAAATTCCTAATTTTTGGAAAGATGAAATTTTAGTATCAGTACTATTGTCATCGGAATCCGATTTTTTTGTAAATATGTTTGAAGAGAAGTTGCTTGAGAATAATCGAAGCCTTTTAAAACAAATAACTTTTCTATTGAGGATTGCTTGTAAGGAAGTCGATGAAGATTATTTGAAATTAGTTGGTTTTAATAAAAACTCGAGTTCTTTTGTGCAGTATGTATTTACAAAGCCACAAGGAAAAGGCTGGGGAAGTATAATAAGATTAATTTATAAACATAAAGACAACTTTGTAATAGATGAGCTTAATTTCTTACTACCAGTAATAAACGAATGGAATAGCAAATTTAAACAAGGCGAAACGACAAAATTATCGGCTTTAATTGCCTTGTCTCATTATCAAAGAATTCTTGAAAAAGACACTTATTTCTCTAGAAAAGAAGATATTGAGAAAAAACTTATTCAAACGATATTGAATGGATCTGCTGAAATAAAGGCGGAGCTTTCTACTCTGTTTGAGGAGATATTAAAAAATAGATGGAAGAATTATCAAGATCCTTATTATGAGCTAGTGAAGGCAATTTTAACGAAAATAGGCGAAAATCAAGAAGTTATAAAAGCGCTTCCTGGTTATGTAATAAAGTTAGCGAATTTATATTGGTCTTACCTTCCGGAAAAACCTCATCCATTCCGTTATAGTATGGATCTTGGTGTTGAAAAGTATTTTGGTATAGAGAAAGCCAGTCATAGAGATTATTCTCCTCCAAGTGCGTTTCAAACACCTATTTATTGGCTGTTACAATATTCATTTAAAGAAACAGTAGACTTTCTACTTAGATTTATAAATAAGTCAGTTGAATGCTATGTAGAATCAGATTTAGACAAAGGGGCGGTCGAAGAAGTAGAAATTGTTGTTGATTCTCGTGCCATAAGCCAATATGTAAGTATGAGACTTTGGAGCACATATAGAGGAACCCAAGTCGCCCCTGATTTATTTCAATCCATTCATATGGCATTAGAAAAGTTTCTTCTTGAAATAGCAAAGAATACCGATTCAAAAATATTGGAAAGTAACCTTTTATATTTAATAAGAAACTCCAAATCGTCTTCAATAACCGCAATGATAGTAAGTATAGTCTTAGCTCACCCTGATAAAACTTTCAATGTTGCTAAAGTTTTATTTCAAACAAAAGAATTCTTTTTGTATGATACTCATAGAATGGTACTAGAACCATCAGCAAGCTTTCAATTTTCATTTGGAGCGGGAATTATACCAGAATATATGGTTCATGAAGAGGAAAGAAAAAATTCATATAATGAAGATCATAGAAGAAAAACACTTGAACAACTTGCTTTGTCCTATCAGTTTTTCAAGGGAAAAGATGTAACAGATGAAGAAGTAGAAGAAAGACAAAAGACTATATGGTCTATTTTTGATAAATATTATGAAGAACTTAAAAACCACCCTTTGGAAGACCACAATACTTGGAGACTCTATCTTGCTAGAATGGATAGAAGAAAAATGAACCCTACAGTTGAAAAAGTAGATGAAGGATTACAGATAAATTTCAATCCAGAAATCGATTCTGACTTAATAGAATATAGTGAATCCTCTCTTCAAGAAAGTTCTGAAGCTATGAAATATACTTCATTAAAATTATGGTCTGATTATCGATTTGTAAAAGATGAAAAATATAAAGAGTATACTCAATATGAAAATAATCCTAAACATGCACTTAAGGAGGTAGAAGAGATTCTTAGCTACCAAGCAAAAAAAAGTCTTTCTTTTGCTAACAAATCAATCCTACCAACGGTATGTGCTGTTATGATTAGAGATTATTATAATGAATTAACAGAAGCTGAAAAGAAACTATGTATCAACGTAATATTAGATTTTGCATCTTCCTCTTTTACAGCTAAATACACTTATCAAATAGGTGATGGTGTTGAAGCAGCAATTTCTATTTTACCTTATATGTTAGAGAAATTTCCTGAAGAAAAAGAAAAAATAAAAGCAATACTACTGTTAATTTTATTCGACTCTCATCCTCTAGGAATGAATGCTAGTTTCTCTGATTACTCAGTAAACACGATTTATAGTAATTTATGGAGTATAAATTTTGATGACGCTCAATCTTTACTTCTTGGTTTTTTGTTTTTAAAACCGAAGTTTGATGTGATGCGAGAAGAAATAAGGCAAGAAAACTATCAAAAAAATAATCGGGAACTATATCAGAAGGATATATTAGAAAAATTTGTAACGAATTATGAAAAAGATATTGAAAAGATTATTGCAAATTCTATTACTGTTGATGAAATTAGAAATATAAGAGGTATAAGTTTAATTACGCTCGGAAAAGCATTTCAATTGATGCCCTTAAAAATTTCTAATGAATCTCATAAAATGATTACTCAAGAAATTATATCTTCTTTTGCAAAGAGATTATTATCTAGAAATAGAGAGGACGAAGTTGATTATCAAATAGCTCATAATTTCTTCAGGAAATTCGTTAGAGTTGTTTTGTCTTCTCCACGAGATGATGTTTATGTCTATCTAAAACCATTTATTGAAGGTTTTAATAGCAATGAATCATTAGCAGATCTATTTAAAGAATTTATTATGGCTGAAGATCAATTAAAAACTTATGATAATTTCTGGTTAGTATGGGAGTTGTTTTATGATAGAGTAATTTATTTAGGCAAGAGATCGGGTGACAGCTATTACAATCAAAAAATTATTGAGAGTTATCTGTTTGCCCAATCGCTATGGAGTGAAAATGTTACTGAATGGGAGACACTTAAAGAAATCAATAAAAGATTTTTTAATAGAATAGCTAGAAATATGGGGGAATCTTCTGCTGTTTTATACTCGATATCAAAGTTACTGAATGGAATTGGACGCAGATATCTTTTTGACGGAGTTACTTGGATTTCAAGAATCTTAATTGAGCATCCACAGGTGAGACAAAATAAATTAAAGAGCGATACAATCTACTATTTAGAAAATTTAATGAGAAGCCATATTTATCAAAATCGTGAGAGGATAAAAAGAGAAGCAAAATTAAAACAAGAAGTACTGATCATATTAGATTTTTTAGTAGAGAAAGGATCAGTTGCTGGATATATGCTGAGAGAAAATATTCTTTAG
- the fdhA gene encoding formaldehyde dehydrogenase, glutathione-independent, whose translation MAGNRAVVYRGAGTVTVEDISYPELIIRDGPGVNRLNVGRKCEHGVIVKVVVTNICGSDQHMVRGRTTAPSGLVLGHEITGEVIEVGRDVEFIKKGDLVSVPFNIACGRCRSCKERDTHICENVNPDRPGSAYGYVDMGGWVGGQSEYVMVPYADFQLLKFPDKDQAMEKILDLTMLSDIFPTGYHGAISAGVRPGSTVYVAGAGPVGLAAAHSAQLLGASVVIVGDLNGERLAQARSFGCETVNLREHPDLGEQIAQILGVPEVDCAIDCVGFEASGHGEGAGEAPAIVLNSIMEVTRAGGRLGIPGLYVTGDPGAVDEDAKIGTLKVRLGLGWAKAHTFVTGQTPVMRYHRDLMMSILSGKAQIAKAVNATVISLDQAPGAYAEFDQGASKKFVIDPHGVFK comes from the coding sequence ATCCTGAATTAATTATTAGGGACGGCCCTGGGGTAAACCGTTTGAATGTAGGACGTAAATGTGAACACGGGGTAATTGTGAAAGTCGTTGTAACGAATATTTGCGGAAGCGATCAACATATGGTGCGAGGACGCACTACAGCTCCTTCAGGGCTCGTGTTAGGCCATGAAATTACAGGTGAAGTCATTGAAGTGGGACGCGATGTTGAATTCATTAAAAAAGGGGATCTGGTGTCTGTACCCTTTAATATCGCTTGCGGCCGCTGCCGCAGCTGCAAAGAGCGCGACACACATATCTGCGAGAATGTAAATCCGGATCGTCCCGGATCTGCTTATGGCTATGTAGACATGGGCGGATGGGTCGGCGGCCAATCCGAATATGTAATGGTCCCTTATGCAGATTTCCAATTGCTGAAATTTCCGGATAAAGATCAGGCGATGGAAAAAATACTCGATTTAACGATGCTTTCTGATATTTTTCCAACGGGTTATCATGGTGCAATAAGTGCCGGTGTCAGACCAGGATCTACCGTCTATGTTGCGGGGGCCGGCCCTGTAGGTTTAGCCGCTGCCCACTCCGCCCAGCTTCTAGGAGCCTCTGTTGTAATTGTGGGTGATTTGAATGGCGAACGCCTTGCACAAGCCAGAAGCTTCGGCTGTGAAACCGTAAACCTAAGGGAACATCCGGATCTCGGGGAGCAAATTGCTCAAATCTTAGGTGTGCCAGAAGTTGATTGCGCTATTGACTGCGTTGGCTTTGAAGCCAGTGGACATGGTGAAGGAGCCGGTGAAGCACCCGCTATTGTGTTGAACTCCATTATGGAAGTTACTCGCGCAGGCGGCCGTCTTGGCATACCCGGACTCTATGTAACGGGTGATCCAGGCGCTGTTGATGAAGATGCGAAAATTGGAACCTTAAAAGTGCGCTTAGGGCTTGGCTGGGCAAAAGCACATACTTTTGTAACGGGCCAAACACCGGTTATGAGATATCATCGCGACTTGATGATGTCCATCTTAAGCGGAAAAGCGCAAATTGCCAAAGCGGTAAATGCCACGGTGATTTCGCTGGATCAGGCACCTGGGGCTTATGCTGAATTTGACCAAGGAGCTTCCAAGAAGTTTGTCATTGATCCCCATGGAGTTTTTAAATAA
- a CDS encoding DinB family protein has product MYRTLEDFLAHWRQESAMTLQVFEMLTDESLDQQITSQNRTLGRLGWHLTVTLDEMMGHTGLKFEAARFGSPVPNTAKEIADAYRVSSEAMIKAMQEQWTDATLQEERNMYGDNWTISQVLTTLVLHQTHHRGQMTVLMRQAGLKVPGLYGPAMEEWAAMGAPVPEV; this is encoded by the coding sequence ATGTACAGAACATTGGAAGACTTTCTAGCGCATTGGAGACAGGAATCAGCGATGACGCTGCAAGTGTTTGAGATGCTGACGGATGAATCACTGGACCAGCAAATTACGTCGCAGAACCGGACACTTGGCCGGTTGGGCTGGCATTTGACAGTAACGCTTGATGAGATGATGGGGCATACCGGATTGAAGTTTGAAGCTGCCCGGTTTGGCTCACCGGTTCCGAATACGGCAAAAGAAATTGCGGATGCCTACCGCGTTTCCAGTGAAGCGATGATAAAAGCGATGCAAGAGCAATGGACAGATGCGACCCTGCAGGAAGAGCGGAATATGTATGGCGACAACTGGACAATTTCCCAGGTGCTCACCACTTTGGTTTTGCACCAGACGCACCACCGGGGCCAAATGACAGTGCTTATGCGCCAAGCCGGTTTAAAAGTTCCGGGTCTTTACGGCCCAGCTATGGAAGAATGGGCTGCAATGGGCGCGCCGGTTCCAGAAGTATAA
- the rlmH gene encoding 23S rRNA (pseudouridine(1915)-N(3))-methyltransferase RlmH: protein MNISIISVGKLKEKYLKSGIEEYTKRLGSYAKVNEVEVADEKAPEQLSDADMEIVKKKEGERILAKISPDAYVIALAIDGKMKTSEQLAKDLESLMTYGRSKVVFVIGGSLGLHDEVLKRADEKLSFSKMTFPHQLMKLILVEQVYRAFRIMKGEPYHK, encoded by the coding sequence GTGAATATCTCAATTATCAGTGTTGGGAAGCTGAAAGAGAAATATTTAAAATCTGGAATAGAAGAGTATACAAAACGGCTTGGGAGTTACGCAAAGGTGAACGAAGTGGAAGTAGCAGATGAAAAAGCGCCGGAGCAATTGAGCGACGCTGACATGGAAATTGTCAAAAAGAAAGAAGGCGAGCGCATCCTGGCGAAAATTTCCCCCGACGCCTATGTTATCGCCCTCGCCATTGACGGCAAAATGAAAACATCCGAGCAGCTGGCGAAAGACTTGGAGTCCCTCATGACATACGGCCGCAGCAAAGTGGTCTTTGTCATCGGCGGATCCTTAGGCCTTCATGATGAAGTATTGAAGCGGGCGGATGAGAAATTGTCGTTTTCCAAGATGACGTTTCCTCACCAGTTGATGAAGTTGATCTTGGTGGAACAGGTTTATCGGGCTTTCCGGATCATGAAGGGTGAACCGTATCATAAGTAA
- a CDS encoding CxxH/CxxC protein, giving the protein MIINCCKTHVEHALDVFVAKTESYPILTELPDDKKLSTKCDYCEEAAMYLVANA; this is encoded by the coding sequence ATGATAATAAATTGCTGTAAAACCCATGTGGAACACGCTTTAGACGTGTTTGTTGCGAAGACAGAAAGCTATCCTATTCTGACAGAATTGCCAGACGATAAAAAGTTATCCACAAAATGCGATTACTGCGAAGAGGCTGCAATGTATCTTGTGGCGAACGCATGA
- a CDS encoding DGQHR domain-containing protein: MNNYKYKIPIIEVSQPIGTFYISVLDATILEKISKVSTRLGNKGYQREETTKRVNDIKKFSEDEEAIFPTPIVLSIDNSLEYTITENQFCFNDSFPFAEIIDGQHRAAGIFKSSQKQLFQLPIILLFDLTEEEKAYIFSTINSKQTKVSMSLIYDLFSISQNRSPQKTCHEVARLLNTDEASPFYNRLKMLGKKESDFSSLSQGSFIRYLLPLISRNPDEDLLILKNNPNAKLKDDIRCPLRYYFINEQDEMIYKIISNVFKAIRDTFPMEWENHNKYILSKTTGYGAIMRAFPSLFELGASKGTLTYDFFLDCFYNFALELKEQQKILTSEYFPSNENEQKKLANLILSSNRLLV, translated from the coding sequence ATGAATAATTATAAATATAAGATTCCTATTATAGAAGTTTCTCAGCCAATAGGTACTTTTTATATTAGCGTTCTTGATGCTACTATACTTGAAAAGATTTCAAAAGTTAGTACAAGATTAGGGAATAAAGGGTATCAACGTGAGGAAACTACAAAAAGGGTTAACGATATAAAGAAATTCAGTGAAGATGAGGAAGCAATTTTTCCAACGCCTATTGTTCTCTCAATTGATAATAGCTTGGAATATACTATCACCGAAAACCAGTTCTGTTTTAACGATAGTTTTCCATTTGCTGAAATTATCGACGGTCAACATAGGGCAGCTGGCATATTTAAATCTTCTCAAAAACAGCTTTTCCAGCTACCTATCATATTATTATTTGATTTAACTGAGGAAGAAAAAGCCTACATATTTTCAACTATTAATAGTAAACAAACAAAAGTTTCAATGTCTTTAATTTATGATTTGTTTTCAATTTCCCAAAATAGAAGTCCACAAAAAACTTGTCACGAAGTGGCAAGGCTTTTAAATACAGATGAGGCGTCACCTTTTTATAATAGATTAAAAATGTTAGGCAAAAAAGAATCAGATTTTTCTTCTTTGTCTCAAGGAAGCTTTATTAGATATTTATTACCTTTAATATCGCGTAATCCAGATGAAGATTTACTCATACTGAAAAATAACCCCAACGCCAAGTTAAAAGATGATATACGTTGCCCTCTTAGGTATTACTTTATTAATGAACAAGATGAAATGATTTATAAGATCATTTCAAATGTTTTTAAAGCTATTAGAGATACTTTTCCAATGGAGTGGGAAAATCATAACAAGTATATTCTCTCAAAAACTACTGGATATGGAGCAATTATGAGGGCATTCCCTAGTTTGTTTGAGTTAGGTGCTTCAAAAGGAACATTAACATATGATTTTTTCCTTGATTGTTTCTACAATTTTGCTTTAGAGCTTAAAGAACAACAAAAAATACTAACTTCTGAATACTTTCCTTCAAACGAGAATGAGCAAAAAAAGCTTGCTAATTTAATCTTATCTTCAAATCGTTTATTAGTTTAA
- a CDS encoding DUF1846 domain-containing protein: MKKIGFDTEKYLQEQSAYILERVQQYDKLYLEFGGKLIGDKHAKRVLPGFDEDAKIKLLHTLKENAEIIICVYAGDIERNKVREDYGITYDQDVLRLIDEYRAYGISVNSVLITRYQGQPTAKVFMTKLERSGINVCIHSEIKGYPTSVDAVLGEEGFATNPYIKTTKPIVVVTAPGPNSGKLATCLNQMYHENKLGNKVGYAKFETFPVWNLPLKHPVNIAYEAATVDLKDVNMIDNYHYEAYGKVAINYNRDIETFPVIKRIIERITGKESVYSSPTDMGVNRLKSGITDDMVVQEAAKQEIIRRSFVVENDYKKGLADEDSVRHMQVILEETDLKKEDRAPVLPARNYAKAIQESMDSTNLQAVIAIELPNGEMITGRTTTLMDASAAAILNGLKKLTNISDEINLLSPMILQTIQRLKTDDLNSRVPTLSANEVLIALAISAVTNPTSELAYKQLPNLKDTQAHSTVILNRENEQTFKKLGIDITNDPVYPTENLYYN, translated from the coding sequence ATGAAAAAAATTGGATTTGATACGGAGAAATATCTGCAAGAACAATCTGCCTACATCCTAGAACGGGTGCAGCAGTATGATAAACTTTACTTGGAATTTGGCGGAAAATTGATAGGTGACAAACATGCCAAGCGTGTCTTGCCTGGATTTGATGAAGATGCCAAAATCAAACTATTGCATACGCTGAAAGAAAATGCGGAAATCATCATTTGTGTGTACGCTGGAGACATCGAACGGAACAAAGTCCGTGAAGATTACGGCATCACTTATGACCAAGATGTTTTGCGCTTAATCGATGAATATCGGGCATATGGCATTTCTGTCAACAGTGTCTTGATCACTCGTTATCAAGGACAACCAACAGCCAAAGTATTTATGACAAAGCTTGAGAGAAGCGGAATTAACGTCTGTATCCACAGTGAAATCAAAGGTTACCCTACAAGTGTGGACGCGGTCCTTGGGGAAGAGGGATTTGCGACGAATCCCTATATTAAAACCACAAAGCCAATCGTGGTAGTAACGGCACCTGGCCCAAACAGCGGAAAGCTTGCCACCTGCCTTAACCAAATGTACCATGAGAATAAATTGGGGAATAAAGTCGGCTATGCGAAGTTTGAGACTTTTCCGGTTTGGAACTTGCCGTTAAAGCACCCGGTAAACATCGCTTATGAAGCGGCTACCGTCGATTTGAAAGACGTAAATATGATTGATAATTATCACTATGAAGCATACGGGAAAGTAGCGATCAATTACAATCGTGATATTGAGACGTTTCCTGTCATCAAACGGATTATTGAAAGGATTACTGGTAAAGAGTCTGTTTACAGCTCACCGACTGATATGGGTGTTAATCGTCTGAAATCGGGCATCACCGACGATATGGTCGTACAGGAAGCTGCCAAGCAGGAAATCATTCGGCGCAGTTTCGTCGTAGAGAACGACTATAAAAAAGGGCTTGCTGATGAAGATAGTGTACGCCACATGCAAGTGATTCTGGAAGAGACTGACTTAAAGAAAGAGGATCGGGCACCCGTATTGCCGGCTCGTAATTATGCGAAAGCGATTCAAGAAAGTATGGATAGCACGAATTTACAAGCCGTAATTGCGATAGAACTGCCAAATGGTGAGATGATCACCGGTCGAACGACAACTTTGATGGATGCTTCGGCAGCCGCGATTCTGAATGGGTTGAAGAAATTGACCAATATTTCCGATGAAATTAATTTGTTGTCGCCGATGATTCTGCAGACGATTCAACGGTTGAAAACCGATGATTTGAACAGCCGAGTTCCGACGTTAAGCGCCAATGAAGTGCTGATTGCACTGGCAATCAGTGCGGTCACCAACCCTACTTCTGAGCTGGCTTATAAGCAATTGCCAAATTTAAAAGATACACAAGCGCATTCCACGGTTATATTGAATAGGGAAAACGAGCAGACCTTTAAGAAGCTTGGAATCGACATCACCAATGACCCGGTATATCCAACTGAGAACCTGTATTACAATTAG
- a CDS encoding GlcG/HbpS family heme-binding protein, which produces MYKITLDLAKEIMAGAEEEAKNIGVAMVITVVDDGGNLIAIHRMDDAWLASIDIAQNKAWTAVALKMPTAALADATVPAAELFGLNTTNNGRLVVFGGGIPLLVEGKVVGAIGVSGSSVPHDVQVAEAGVNTFNKQLAQ; this is translated from the coding sequence ATGTATAAAATCACTCTAGATTTAGCAAAAGAAATTATGGCGGGTGCGGAAGAAGAAGCAAAAAATATCGGGGTTGCCATGGTTATTACTGTTGTAGATGATGGCGGAAATCTGATCGCCATTCACCGGATGGATGATGCTTGGCTTGCGAGTATTGATATTGCCCAAAATAAAGCATGGACAGCCGTAGCTTTAAAAATGCCTACAGCAGCCCTGGCTGATGCAACTGTTCCTGCAGCTGAACTTTTCGGATTAAATACGACCAATAATGGACGCCTTGTCGTCTTTGGTGGAGGGATTCCCCTTCTGGTTGAAGGAAAAGTAGTGGGAGCAATAGGAGTCAGCGGAAGTTCAGTTCCTCATGATGTTCAAGTCGCGGAAGCCGGCGTAAATACATTTAATAAGCAACTAGCGCAATAG